The genomic stretch CGGCTCGATCGAGACCGCCAGCGCCGTGATCGGGGATCTGCTCTTTATCCGGGACTGCTATGTCAAGGGTGCTTGAGAGGAGACGAACGTTCCTTCGGCTGATACGGCAGTTCACCCTGGACGCCGGCTCGTTCACCGTGCACGATCTGGCCGACGCGGCGGCGGTCCCGCGGAGCACGGCGCAGGACTGGATCAACCGCCTCATCGAGGAGCGGTGCATCCTCTTGCTGGAGGAGAAGCGCGGGAGGCAGGCGGCGAGGTACGCCGCCACGAGCGTGATCCCCTCCAGCACCTGCCGGCGGATCTTCACCACCCTGGACGGCGATCGGGTGGAGATCTACCACGAGTGCATGAGCGGGGGCTGCGCCGCGTTCTGCGAGTTCCACCACCGCCAGGCGGAGGGCGTGCTTGTCGGGGTGAAGAGGGACGGGGCGCTCCTGCGGGAATCCGCCCGGCTCGGCATGGAAGAGGTCGAGATCGGGCCCTATCCCTCCCCGGCCGTAGGCGTGCGGGGTGTGGAGAGGAGGGGCGACTGGATCGTCCAGCATATCCGCTGCTTCGGCGGACCTGCCTATTCCCTGACGGAGATGATGTCCCGCGCCCGCGGTGTATGCGACGTGCGGATCCGGCGGATCGGGAATATCGTTGAGGGGGAGATCTACACCCGCGCCCTGGTCCATGTGGCCATCGGGATCGACGATACGGACAGTGCGGAGGAGGGTGCGACCTTTGCGCTTGCTCTGGCGCTCCTCCAGCACCTGGGAGGGATGGAGGGGATCATCCCGATCGGGCACCGCGTCGTCATGCTCTACCCGTATCTCCCGGAGAAGACGGCCGGCAACTCCTGCAGCTGCATCGACCTGGCAGTGGAGCCGGCCCGCCAGGATCGGATACTGGACAGGGCGCAGCGGTTCGTCGAGGACGAGGTAATCTCTGCGGAATGGGGGATTGCCGTAAAATGCGGCTTCATCGTCTCCCCGCCTCTCCGCGACTTTGGCATGCAGGTGAGACGGGGGCGGGTGGAGAGGGCGGATGCCGAGAGGGTTGCCCGCGATCACGGCATCCAGCTGTGCGGCGGCAGAGGGGTGATCGGGGCCCTGGCAGCGGTGGCGCTTCGGGATCTCGATACCGCCGCGCTCCTCGATCCGATGCAGAACAGTGCCCGCCCGTGACGGCATCCCCGCGCGATCGCGCGTGCAATTCGATTGCGGGGCCGCGCATCGGGGATGCGGCCGGGTCGGATGCGGAAACAGGATTCATGCCGTTGCGGCGGGATTCCCTGCCTCCAGGACCGCAGGGATGGGCATGCTGCCCGCTGCTGAACGACCCTTCGCCTCGGTGCGCTCGGGCGCGGAGTACTGGAGGTGCGCGGCGGGAGAGGGATCGAAGGACGGGGATTGGACGGGTTTCCGCCCCGTCCTCGAGCCCTGACCGCGGAGACGGTGGACGGGTGCGGGCGCAGGTCGCCCGCCGGGACCTGCGCCGTGCAGTGTCGAGTGTGGATCCGGCGGCAGGCGGCGCACGGATACGCACCGTTCGGGTGTCGCACTGCCGGGTCGGGGAAGCACGGAGGACGCGCTTTCATGGAGCCCGTCAGCGCGATGGCCCGTATCGCGGGAGAGAGCGGGGCAGGACTCGCGGGTATTCGGGGAGAGGGCGAACCGTACGGCGGGGCATCCCCGCAGCAGCGGCCTTCCTCGATTTCGGACACCGATCGTGGACGTGATAGGGAAATTCTTTGGACTTTTCGGGAATGGAATCCCGATCAACTCTCCGATGGGCGCCGGAGAATCGTCTTCCCGCCGCATCGCGGGATGGGGAAGGGGCGTCGCACAGCAGGATCGGGGGAATGCGCTCCTTCTCCGTCGTCTGCGGGCCCGATGTATCTGCGTCTTGGATCCGGCTCGAGCATGCGGTGCGGAAAGGTTGTCCGCATCAACCCGGCGTATCCAGGTCTTTCCATCGCCGATGCACGCGCCTGCCGATCCCCGGATTGTCAGAGATTCTCCCTGCCGGATCGCTCCTGGATCCCCTCTTTCCGGGGCGGGAGGTTGAGCGAGCGCCAGTACAGCCCCAGTTCCCGTATCGCTGCTGCGAACTGGTCGAAGTTCACCGGTTTGACCACGTAGCTGTTCGCCCCCAGGCTGTAACTCTCGAGGATGTCCCGGTCCTCGCTCGAGGAGGTGAGCACCACCACCGGAATGGTCCGCGTCTCGTCGCTCATCTTCAGGCGGCGGAGAACCTCGATGCCGTCCACTTTCGGGAGCTTGAGGTCAAGGAAGATGACCTTGGGTTTGTCCCGCACGTCCCGCCCCCCGTATGCCCCCGTGCCGAAGATGAAGTCCAGCGCTTCTTTGCCGTCCCATGCCACGTGAACACGGTCGCTCAGGTTGCACCAGGAGAAGACGTGGAGGATCAGCTCCACGTCGTGAGGGTTGTCCTCGACCAGGAGAATATCCGTGGAATTTCCCTTCTCACTCATCAGCATTACCTCCATCCAGTGTGAAGAAAAATGTTGTGCCCCTGTCCGGCTCGGACTCCACCCAGACGCGGCCGCCGTGCCGCTCCACGATCCGTTTCACGATGGCAAGTCCGACGCCCGAACCCTCGTACTCGTGGGGGTGCAGACGGTGGAACACCCCGAAGAGCTGGCCGGCATACTGCATGTCGAATCCGACGCCGTTGTCCTGCACGAAGTAGATCGCCCTGCCGCCCCTGTTGCAGGACCCGATGCGGATCCGGGCAACGGGACGTATC from Methanomicrobiales archaeon encodes the following:
- a CDS encoding sugar-specific transcriptional regulator TrmB translates to MSRVLERRRTFLRLIRQFTLDAGSFTVHDLADAAAVPRSTAQDWINRLIEERCILLLEEKRGRQAARYAATSVIPSSTCRRIFTTLDGDRVEIYHECMSGGCAAFCEFHHRQAEGVLVGVKRDGALLRESARLGMEEVEIGPYPSPAVGVRGVERRGDWIVQHIRCFGGPAYSLTEMMSRARGVCDVRIRRIGNIVEGEIYTRALVHVAIGIDDTDSAEEGATFALALALLQHLGGMEGIIPIGHRVVMLYPYLPEKTAGNSCSCIDLAVEPARQDRILDRAQRFVEDEVISAEWGIAVKCGFIVSPPLRDFGMQVRRGRVERADAERVARDHGIQLCGGRGVIGALAAVALRDLDTAALLDPMQNSARP
- a CDS encoding response regulator; amino-acid sequence: MSEKGNSTDILLVEDNPHDVELILHVFSWCNLSDRVHVAWDGKEALDFIFGTGAYGGRDVRDKPKVIFLDLKLPKVDGIEVLRRLKMSDETRTIPVVVLTSSSEDRDILESYSLGANSYVVKPVNFDQFAAAIRELGLYWRSLNLPPRKEGIQERSGRENL